One Triticum dicoccoides isolate Atlit2015 ecotype Zavitan chromosome 5B, WEW_v2.0, whole genome shotgun sequence genomic window carries:
- the LOC119313081 gene encoding uncharacterized protein LOC119313081: MEIPMKAAASGLLLWLLFTPCVGLEADECWVLSRVYYYYCMRTAKCRRVCQEHQFIDGRCWWKFPYLVPLCECLRPECAPPTILDP; this comes from the exons atggagataccgatgaaAGCAGCGGCTTCCGGCCTCCTCCTATGGCTACTTTTCACGCCTTGTG TTGGACTTGAAGCGGACGAATGTTGGGTCCTAAGTCGTGTGTACTACTACTACTGCATGAGGACTGCCAAATGCAGGAGAGTTTGCCAAGAGCACCAGTTCATTGACGGGCGCTGCTGGTGGAAGTTTCCTTATTTGGTGCCCTTGTGCGAGTGCTTGCGCCCGGAATGCGCTCCTCCGACAATACTAGATCCTTAA